Part of the bacterium genome is shown below.
GGCCTTCGGCTGCTCAAAAGTGTAGCGGCTGGACCAAAAGTCATGCTGCTTGACCTCCAGGCGTGTTTCCATCTCTTGAATACAGGGCATGGGGCGTTGTTTAAAAGTCTCAAGGGATTTGATAAAGGGAGTCAGAAAACCCTCGGGGCTGAAGCGCAGAACCAACTCCGCCAGGGCGGCGATTCGTCTGGTGGGAAAATTGGCCGGCCGCAGCCGAAAAAACTGCCAGGAGCCCGGACGAATGGGATCGATTCTGGCCTGATCGGGAAAAGAGCGCCACCAGTGCAACAGGATTCTGGCGTATTCGGATTCCGCCAGCCGACCCTCCAGCGGCAGCAGCCCGGACGCACCGAACAGATAAGCCTCGCATTTGTACCGGGCGGTCTGCACATCATCGTTCCATAGATAGCTCCACAACCGCTCCACCGGCAGTATCTGCGCCAGCCGGCTGAAGGGCAGATGATTTTTGGCATAGCCCAGGGAAACCGCCAAGCTGGAATAGACGATCTGCTGCCAGCCTGCTGAGAGGCGCATTTCAGCCAGCCGCTGCGCCTTGATCTCCAGCCGCGCCATACCCGCCTGCCGAAGAATCCGCTCCTGGCAGGCGGAATCCTGTTCCTGCAGCTGGCAGACCGGCAACAGTTTTGTGTCGACGGTCAGGGATTCGACTTCGAGTTCTTCGCTGGGCGATTGTAGGAATTCATCCAAATTCAGGGTGGCGACCGGTGTCCGGTCCTGGCGCAGAGCGACAAATCCGTCCGGGGTGTGCATGGTGACGATGTGAAGAAGCACAGAGTTATAACGCGGATCGTTGTGATGATGATGGCTGTACCAATCGCCGGCCAAAGGATGAATCTCGACGTCCCCTCTCTGCATGCGGCCATCCAGAACAATGAGGGCATTGAGAAAATCAGGCCCGGCGTCATAATTGCGTACCCCTTTTTCCAGGATTTGTACAGGCCGTCCGTCGATAGTATGGAGGGGTTGATCAAAAGGCTGGTTGACCCAGAGCTGATAGAG
Proteins encoded:
- a CDS encoding DUF2851 family protein, which encodes MKVREAAREGFLYQLWVNQPFDQPLHTIDGRPVQILEKGVRNYDAGPDFLNALIVLDGRMQRGDVEIHPLAGDWYSHHHHNDPRYNSVLLHIVTMHTPDGFVALRQDRTPVATLNLDEFLQSPSEELEVESLTVDTKLLPVCQLQEQDSACQERILRQAGMARLEIKAQRLAEMRLSAGWQQIVYSSLAVSLGYAKNHLPFSRLAQILPVERLWSYLWNDDVQTARYKCEAYLFGASGLLPLEGRLAESEYARILLHWWRSFPDQARIDPIRPGSWQFFRLRPANFPTRRIAALAELVLRFSPEGFLTPFIKSLETFKQRPMPCIQEMETRLEVKQHDFWSSRYTFEQPKACGCTSTALLGRERSRDMVINVILPALYAYCQETEAGRTLAAVRDLYAQFPAMVNNEITRWMQERLFRGRREPSQRISRAIYQQGLVHLYKSVCIGQGVCRRCLE